In one Saccharibacillus brassicae genomic region, the following are encoded:
- a CDS encoding DUF2750 domain-containing protein, with amino-acid sequence MNLKEFNAIVSRPADLRYEYFVKKTADSEMLWGLYEEGWAMTTDSSGTALLPLWPKSEFALHCAIDEWNGYTSRPLDLHAFIEKILPRLDQDGVKTAIFYNNSDSAVVEAAKLLEDLREALGKY; translated from the coding sequence ATGAACCTAAAAGAATTCAATGCGATCGTCAGCCGTCCGGCGGATCTGCGCTACGAATATTTTGTGAAAAAGACGGCGGACTCCGAAATGCTCTGGGGGCTGTACGAAGAAGGCTGGGCGATGACCACCGATTCTTCCGGCACGGCCCTGCTTCCGCTGTGGCCCAAAAGCGAATTCGCGCTGCACTGCGCCATCGACGAATGGAACGGCTACACGAGCCGCCCGCTGGACCTGCATGCTTTTATCGAGAAAATTTTGCCGCGCCTCGATCAGGACGGCGTCAAAACGGCGATCTTCTACAACAACAGCGATTCGGCGGTCGTGGAAGCCGCCAAGCTGCTGGAAGATCTGCGGGAAGCGCTGGGCAAGTATTAA